The stretch of DNA TGTTGGGTTGTGTGTAGCCCTTGTCAAGGTCACCATCCCTAAATAGAAACTGCTAGGTTTACTAAAAAAAATTGAAACTGCGATAACAAGCTTACATGTAGTTCTACTGTTTGGTCTTATCAAACACCCATATGAAATTTGGTTCTAAATCCCACAAATGGACCTGTCGGCCTTTCATGGCATACTGGAAATGTGATGAGTTTTGTTGGTTATTGCCAGGACTACCTCTTACACATGTTTTTCGTAGGTACGACTTTCTCTACCCCTTATTTTGGCTGAATTTTATGACAGAACTTGTTAACTGTTCATTGATCAAGAGGGATGAAGAGTGTGACTGATAGGTATATACCATAGGCAATATTTTAACATGACAGCACATGGCAAAAACAGGCAAAAGGGCTAGTACAACTTACGCAAAACAAATTCAAGTTTAATTTGTTTCACATGCAAGTGTCTCAAGCAGTATTGACGGATCCAAAAAGCACAGAAAAAACATAGACTTGAACACCTCGAGTCTATGGTCACAAAATATGAAAACTATTTTCTTTTTTGCTAGGTTGATGGCAATCCGATGAACATCTTATTTGCAATTCACATTAGAGCTGGTTGAACAAAGCACATACAATAAATTGGCGAATTAATCCTTCTGGAAGAATGATTGGCAAGCTTCAGTCATGTGTCTCAGATTCAAGCTGTTCCAGTTCCTCCTTGAAATCTTGTGTCATTGTGAGATAGTCCTTCAGATGCACTTTCTTCCATTCCTACAGATACAACATAGTATACAGGTCAGTGCTTGAATGGATCTACGGAAACATGTCCCAGAAAACCGAAGAGAGCAAGACATTGCCAAACAGCATATACCGGTGAGCAGCACATAGTGGCATACTCAGAACTTCATTAAATCAAGCACGGTAAATTAGTGATGTTATTCTTCGTATCAGAATTCGTATCAGCTGAGCAAATGGAGACTGTTTAACAAATAGTAGCATTATACGTGTAATTTGATAAACATATGCTGCAACAGCTTTGCCTTCTCATAGCATCATCAGATTGGTGCATGCGCTGAGTCAGATAGCGGCGGTGTTTGTCTGCCTTTCATTCACTATACAAAAAAATGCTCAAGATTAGCATGAAGGGAAATACTCACATCAAAATCCCATTCACCATAGAGGTCAGGATCATCCACATTCCCCCATATGTATGCGTAGGCGACCATCGTGTCCGCCGAATCCTGCAAACCCAAAGTACTCAATCCTGTTTCCGTGGAACAGTCTAGTGAAGAATTGCTCTCTAAGGTGCCAAACGAAAAGTGATCTTTCACGATAGAACAAAACCAGTTGATAGCAGTAATATCTGCATGCCTTTAAAGACAAAAACGAAAATCATGCTTTTTCTCCCTCCAAACAGAGGGCACAATCATTAAAAAGGGTATCAGGATAACTGATTTCAACTGAACATCCCACTGAATTTTGCGGTTCGGCATGAATCCAGCTACCATCGACTGGAGCAGAGACCTAGGCCGGCGAATGGACTTACGGTCAGCAAGATACCAACAGTTTCCCTGACATACTCCTCATCCTCAAAGATGTCCAGCACATCGAGCTCCCTGTCAGTGATCCCCTTCCAAACCTGCAGCACAGACACAAGAACAGATTGTCACT from Triticum dicoccoides isolate Atlit2015 ecotype Zavitan chromosome 6A, WEW_v2.0, whole genome shotgun sequence encodes:
- the LOC119315195 gene encoding AIG2-like protein D isoform X1 produces the protein MASPPPPAPAAAAAHSVFVYGTLMAEEVVRVLLGRVPPSSPALLPNQYVRACVLRSTPPGRLSIRGRVYPAILPVDGSKVPGKVWKGITDRELDVLDIFEDEEYVRETVGILLTDSADTMVAYAYIWGNVDDPDLYGEWDFDEWKKVHLKDYLTMTQDFKEELEQLESETHD
- the LOC119315195 gene encoding AIG2-like protein D isoform X3; translation: MASPPPPAPAAAAAHSVFVYGTLMAEEVVRVLLGRVPPSSPALLPNHQRLSIRGRVYPAILPVDGSKVPGKVWKGITDRELDVLDIFEDEEYVRETVGILLTDSADTMVAYAYIWGNVDDPDLYGEWDFDEWKKVHLKDYLTMTQDFKEELEQLESETHD
- the LOC119315195 gene encoding AIG2-like protein D isoform X2, with the protein product MASPPPPAPAAAAAHSVFVYGTLMAEEVVRVLLGRVPPSSPALLPNQYVRAQRLSIRGRVYPAILPVDGSKVPGKVWKGITDRELDVLDIFEDEEYVRETVGILLTDSADTMVAYAYIWGNVDDPDLYGEWDFDEWKKVHLKDYLTMTQDFKEELEQLESETHD